In Micromonospora sp. LH3U1, one genomic interval encodes:
- a CDS encoding ABC transporter ATP-binding protein, with protein sequence MTLIATQSLTKTYGGRVTALADLTVAVEPGIIGLVGANGAGKSTLIKILLGLIAPTSGQVSVLGIDPTADPAAVRARVGYMPEHDCLPPDLSAAELVTHLGRMSGLPRTAARERASEALRHVGLYEERYRPVGGYSTGMKQRVKLAQALVHDPDLLLLDEPTNGLDPAGRDAMLALVHRIGTEFGISVLVCSHLLGEVERICDTLIAIDGGKLLRADHISAMTTATDVLAVEVSEGTEELAARLAELKLPVARDGRLLLVPLADDGTYDLILGAVAELDLPLHRLDQRRHRVAELFATRELSHA encoded by the coding sequence GTGACACTGATCGCGACCCAGTCGCTCACCAAGACGTACGGAGGTCGGGTCACCGCACTCGCCGACCTCACCGTCGCCGTCGAGCCCGGGATCATCGGCCTGGTGGGCGCGAACGGCGCCGGCAAATCCACGTTGATCAAGATTCTGCTCGGCCTGATCGCACCGACCAGTGGTCAGGTCTCGGTGCTCGGCATCGACCCGACCGCCGACCCGGCGGCCGTCCGCGCCCGGGTCGGCTACATGCCGGAACACGACTGCCTCCCACCGGACCTCTCCGCCGCCGAGCTGGTCACCCACCTCGGCCGGATGAGCGGCCTGCCCCGCACCGCGGCTCGCGAGCGGGCCTCGGAGGCGCTGCGGCACGTGGGGCTCTACGAGGAGCGCTACCGCCCGGTCGGTGGCTACTCGACCGGCATGAAGCAGCGGGTCAAGCTGGCCCAGGCGCTGGTGCACGACCCCGACCTGCTGCTGCTCGACGAGCCGACCAACGGCCTGGACCCGGCCGGCCGGGACGCCATGCTGGCCCTGGTGCACCGGATCGGCACCGAGTTCGGCATCTCCGTCCTGGTCTGCTCGCACCTGCTCGGTGAGGTCGAGCGGATCTGCGACACGCTGATCGCCATCGACGGCGGCAAGCTGCTGCGCGCCGACCACATCTCCGCGATGACCACGGCCACCGACGTGCTCGCCGTGGAGGTCAGCGAGGGCACCGAGGAGCTCGCCGCCCGGCTCGCCGAGCTGAAACTGCCGGTCGCCCGGGACGGGCGACTGCTCCTCGTGCCACTCGCCGACGACGGCACCTACGACCTGATCCTCGGCGCGGTCGCCGAACTGGACCTGCCACTGCACCGACTGGACCAGCGCCGGCACCGGGTGGCCGAACTCTTCGCCACGAGGGAGCTCTCCCATGCCTGA
- the cysC gene encoding adenylyl-sulfate kinase: protein MSNGWVLPDEVLRDAPAYTPRPGELADLELLLTGAYAPLTGFMTRADLVSVSRRGRLADGAPWQVAVTLQVPPTLAQSLDPRDPARRALVLTDGEGAPTAALDVADVWQVREGVAGVGGQVRRLGDGGHGPFQRLRRSPEEVRALLPPGRVLGVIADRPLHRPQLAQIAHAARTLAAHLLVMIPVGEGGVGGLPPEALVRTIFAARDRMPPATLVAVPLSHRREEISDALLRARVSAAYGVTHLLSTGEMLSGAGLRVLVPRELAYDNRDGQWRWREDIPPRNRRLALTQQEIDDLLDRGFPLPEWHTPPAVARELARARPPRRHRGLVVFLTGLSGSGKSTIARGLADALRESGDRTVTLLDGDVVRRELSAGLGFSKADRDLNVRRIGWVAAEIARHRGVGICCPIAPYAAARATAHEMALAAGAGFVLVHVATPLEVCERRDRKGLYARARAGLLTGMTGIDDPYEEPTDADLVLDTTDLSVPDAVQAVLHHLTETGWVELKIASA from the coding sequence ATGAGTAACGGCTGGGTGCTGCCCGACGAGGTGCTGCGGGACGCACCGGCGTACACGCCACGTCCCGGTGAGCTCGCGGATCTGGAGCTGTTGCTCACCGGCGCGTACGCCCCTCTGACCGGTTTCATGACCCGCGCCGACCTGGTCTCGGTCAGCCGACGCGGCCGACTGGCCGACGGCGCACCGTGGCAGGTCGCGGTGACCCTCCAGGTGCCGCCCACGCTGGCCCAGAGCCTCGATCCGCGCGACCCGGCCCGCCGGGCGCTGGTGCTGACCGACGGTGAGGGCGCACCGACGGCCGCGCTGGACGTGGCCGACGTCTGGCAGGTGCGCGAGGGCGTGGCAGGGGTGGGTGGCCAGGTCCGGCGACTGGGCGACGGTGGCCACGGCCCGTTCCAGCGACTGCGCCGCAGCCCGGAGGAGGTCCGGGCGCTGCTGCCCCCGGGCCGGGTGCTCGGGGTGATCGCCGACCGGCCGCTGCATCGTCCGCAACTCGCCCAGATCGCTCATGCGGCCCGCACCCTGGCCGCGCACCTGCTTGTGATGATCCCGGTCGGCGAGGGTGGCGTCGGTGGGCTCCCACCGGAGGCGCTGGTACGCACCATCTTCGCCGCCCGGGACCGGATGCCGCCCGCCACCCTGGTCGCGGTGCCGCTGTCGCACCGACGCGAGGAGATCAGTGACGCGCTGCTGCGCGCCCGGGTCTCCGCCGCGTACGGGGTCACCCACCTGCTCTCCACCGGGGAGATGCTCTCCGGTGCCGGGCTGCGGGTGCTGGTGCCACGCGAGCTCGCGTACGACAACCGGGACGGGCAGTGGCGGTGGCGGGAGGACATCCCACCCCGCAACCGTCGGCTGGCGCTGACCCAGCAGGAGATCGACGACCTGCTCGACCGAGGCTTCCCGTTGCCGGAGTGGCACACCCCGCCGGCTGTGGCGAGGGAGTTGGCCCGGGCTCGGCCGCCGCGCCGGCACCGGGGGTTGGTGGTCTTCCTGACCGGCCTGTCCGGTTCCGGCAAGTCGACCATCGCCCGAGGGCTGGCGGACGCGTTGCGGGAGAGCGGCGACCGCACGGTGACCCTGCTCGACGGGGACGTGGTGCGCCGGGAGCTCTCCGCCGGGTTGGGTTTCAGCAAGGCCGACCGGGATCTCAACGTCCGGCGGATCGGGTGGGTGGCCGCCGAGATCGCCCGGCACCGTGGGGTGGGCATCTGCTGCCCGATCGCCCCGTACGCGGCGGCCCGCGCCACGGCCCACGAGATGGCTCTGGCCGCCGGGGCGGGTTTCGTGCTGGTGCACGTGGCCACTCCGCTGGAGGTGTGCGAGCGTCGGGACCGCAAGGGCCTGTACGCGCGAGCGCGGGCTGGCCTGCTCACCGGGATGACCGGCATCGACGACCCGTACGAGGAGCCGACCGACGCCGACCTGGTGCTCGACACCACCGACCTGAGCGTGCCGGACGCCGTGCAGGCCGTGCTGCACCATCTGACCGAGACCGGCTGGGTGGAGCTGAAGATCGCGTCTGCCTGA
- a CDS encoding glycosyltransferase family 2 protein — protein MAEVGVPKVSVVVPAYNCGPHIEKLVASLLRQSLPAAEFEAVFVDDGSTDDTAERLDRLAAKHSHIRVLHIENSGWPSRPRNLGVENARGEYVFFADDDDWVADEALERLYACAKTNDADIVVGKMAGHGRPVPRELFRKNRFEATLENSPLIDSLTCHKLFRRSFLNEHGLRFPEGGKRRLEDHAMVVRAYFLSRRTSVLSDYTCYHHVQRSDARNVTATQLDPSSYFVSVRDALDTVDANTEPGPLRDRLHRRWLRNEMLSRLRGKRLLNAPEDWLEQLALETQKVIQDRFAPGVAAGLPPLLRAVAYLAERGRVADLRRLAHWEAGIAAHGTIDELQCDDRVVTVTISAELRSAGQPVGFRADDGRDVLVLPMEEIATEVLDATAQVRKARLDLVARRRETGDEIFLPVTFQTERVTGTAGADTVHLVHRATTTIDFGALNGGRTRGSWLLKARITNVGWTEDARLPLLFICRADGSRPRIRDERRVWNRVRSAVGRRIRR, from the coding sequence ATGGCCGAGGTTGGCGTCCCCAAGGTGAGCGTCGTGGTGCCGGCTTACAACTGCGGCCCGCACATCGAGAAACTTGTCGCCTCGCTGCTGCGTCAGTCACTGCCCGCCGCCGAGTTCGAAGCGGTCTTCGTCGACGACGGCTCGACCGACGACACCGCCGAACGACTGGACCGACTGGCCGCCAAGCACTCACACATCAGGGTGCTGCACATCGAGAACTCCGGCTGGCCGTCGCGCCCGCGCAACCTGGGTGTCGAGAACGCCCGCGGCGAGTACGTCTTCTTCGCCGACGACGACGACTGGGTCGCCGACGAGGCGCTTGAGCGGCTGTACGCCTGCGCGAAGACGAACGACGCGGACATCGTCGTCGGGAAGATGGCCGGACACGGGCGCCCCGTGCCCCGGGAGCTGTTCCGGAAGAACCGCTTCGAGGCCACCCTGGAGAACTCCCCGCTGATCGACAGTTTGACCTGCCACAAGCTGTTCCGGCGGTCGTTCCTCAACGAGCACGGTCTGCGGTTCCCGGAGGGCGGCAAGCGTCGGCTGGAGGACCACGCAATGGTCGTGCGGGCCTACTTCCTGTCCCGACGCACCTCCGTGCTGTCCGACTACACCTGCTATCACCACGTCCAGAGGAGCGACGCGCGCAACGTCACCGCGACCCAGCTGGACCCGTCGAGCTACTTCGTGAGCGTGCGGGACGCGCTGGACACCGTGGATGCCAACACCGAGCCGGGTCCGCTGCGGGACCGGCTGCACCGGCGGTGGCTGCGCAACGAGATGCTCAGCCGACTGCGCGGGAAGCGGCTCCTGAACGCCCCCGAGGACTGGCTGGAGCAGCTCGCGCTGGAGACCCAGAAGGTCATTCAGGACAGGTTCGCCCCTGGCGTCGCCGCTGGGCTGCCACCCCTGCTCCGAGCCGTGGCGTACCTGGCCGAGCGAGGCCGTGTCGCGGACCTGCGCCGGCTCGCCCACTGGGAGGCGGGCATCGCCGCACACGGCACGATCGACGAACTTCAGTGCGACGACCGCGTCGTCACGGTGACCATCTCCGCCGAGCTGCGCTCTGCGGGCCAGCCGGTCGGCTTCCGCGCCGACGACGGCCGGGACGTGTTGGTGCTCCCGATGGAGGAGATCGCCACCGAGGTGCTCGACGCCACCGCGCAGGTCCGCAAGGCCCGCCTGGATCTGGTCGCCCGCCGGCGGGAGACCGGTGACGAAATCTTCCTCCCGGTGACCTTCCAGACCGAGCGGGTCACCGGGACGGCCGGGGCGGACACCGTCCACCTGGTCCACCGGGCCACCACCACGATCGACTTCGGCGCCCTCAACGGCGGCCGGACCCGGGGTAGCTGGCTGCTCAAAGCCCGGATCACCAACGTGGGCTGGACCGAGGACGCGCGGCTGCCGCTGTTGTTCATCTGCCGGGCCGACGGCTCGCGGCCCCGGATCCGCGACGAGCGGAGGGTGTGGAACCGGGTGCGGTCGGCGGTGGGCCGGCGGATCCGGCGCTGA
- a CDS encoding ABC transporter permease has protein sequence MPEPTAAAVRPAPTGVIHDIGYQRYEGPRLGRRQVFGALYLHGLRTAFGFGRSAKAKIFPWLVVGIVSLVAVALAAVRSQIGEPVATYAQFADAMSWLVIFFVAVVAPELVSRDLRSGVLPLYFSRPLPRADYALAKLLALVTALWLLLGGPQLLMFLGAAFTTKQGMRGVWNELLDLLPGLLYAGLWAVVFASVGLLVASLTGKRAFAAGGVVAVFLMTTPIVGVLSILPSRAANELAGLASPSTLVQGVGIWSLGDLLVEGDPGEMMIGGFGPVYALAAVLLVAGAIALLLARYRKVAS, from the coding sequence ATGCCTGAGCCGACCGCAGCCGCCGTGCGCCCCGCGCCGACCGGCGTCATCCATGACATCGGCTACCAACGCTACGAGGGTCCGAGGCTGGGCCGCCGCCAGGTCTTCGGCGCGCTCTACCTGCACGGGCTGCGCACCGCGTTCGGCTTCGGCCGCAGCGCCAAAGCCAAGATCTTCCCGTGGCTGGTGGTCGGCATCGTCTCCCTGGTCGCGGTGGCCCTGGCCGCGGTACGCAGCCAGATCGGCGAGCCGGTCGCCACGTACGCCCAGTTCGCCGACGCGATGAGCTGGCTGGTCATCTTCTTCGTCGCGGTCGTCGCCCCGGAGTTGGTCTCCCGGGATCTGCGCAGCGGCGTGCTGCCGCTGTACTTCTCCCGGCCGCTGCCGCGCGCCGACTACGCGTTGGCCAAGCTGCTGGCGCTGGTCACCGCCCTCTGGCTGCTGCTCGGCGGGCCGCAGCTGCTGATGTTCCTGGGTGCCGCCTTCACCACCAAGCAGGGCATGCGCGGGGTGTGGAACGAGCTGCTCGACCTGCTGCCCGGGCTGCTCTACGCCGGGCTGTGGGCGGTGGTCTTCGCCTCGGTCGGGCTGCTGGTCGCATCGCTGACCGGCAAGCGCGCCTTCGCCGCCGGCGGCGTGGTGGCGGTCTTCCTGATGACCACCCCGATCGTGGGCGTGCTGAGCATCCTGCCGTCGCGCGCCGCCAACGAACTGGCCGGGCTTGCCTCCCCCTCCACGCTGGTGCAGGGGGTGGGCATCTGGTCGCTGGGTGACCTGCTGGTCGAGGGCGATCCGGGCGAGATGATGATCGGCGGGTTCGGCCCGGTCTACGCCCTGGCCGCGGTGCTGCTGGTCGCCGGCGCCATCGCCCTCCTGCTGGCCCGCTATCGGAAGGTCGCCTCCTGA